GCCCCCTTCTGCTGTATGCTCATTGGATCAGGAATGGACTTTACGCATTTTCTCCGCTTTATAGGTATATAGACACAGTATTCGCGTTCGGCGCTTCGGCAACTTGTCACACTCTATCATGGGGTGAACTATGGGCAAATTACGTTTGCTGATGCTCCTGCTGCTTCTCATCTTCTCTGTTTCTCAGGCACAGGTCTGGGAGAACGGCAAAGGCATCATGCTCTACACCAGCGGAGTCAAATTTCTTGGCGATGCAGAGGATCGCGCGGCGGTCGGCAACATCTCGGGCATCGGCTTGAAATATGCGCCGGGCAGTCTGGTACTGCTCGATCTGCAGGCCGGATACGGCAGTTTCAAACCCAGCCTGCCGGGATCGCACTTTGAAAAAAACGCCTACAGCCCGTATCGAACTTTTCTCTTTCCCTTTACCCTGGGGGCCAGAGTCGCCGCCAACAAAGCCAACCCCATCAAACCTTATCTGACTCTGGGAGCCGGCATTCTTTATTGGGACCTTCGTTATCAGTCTGGAGAAAAACGGTCCTTTTGGCAGGATCACCAATGGCGCTGGGGCGAAAGGATCAGCGGCTGGCGCAAGAACGGCCTGCTCTACCAGGGACTGGGGCTTGAACTCTTTTTCACCCCGGCCATCTCGCTGGATCTGCAGGCGCGTTTCAGCAGTCTCATCCATCTGCGTCGGGACAACACCGGCGAAGACGACATCAATTCCCAGGTCCTGCAAATCATGGCAGGCTTGACCTGGTACTGGGGCTATCAACGCGACCGCGACCATGACGGCATTCTTGACAAGTACGATCTCGAGCCGCTCAAACCGGAAGATTTTGACGGATTTCAAGACCAAGACGGCGCCCCGGATCTTGACAACGACCAGGACGGTATACCCGATGCCTGCGACCTCATGCCCATGGAGGCAGAAGATAAAGATAATTTCGAAGATCATGACGGCGCACCGGATTATGACAATGACCGGGATGGCATACCGGACGACAAAGATCTGTGCCCCGCTGCGCCGGAAGACCTGGACGGTTACGAAGATCAGGACGGCTGCCCGGATCTAGATAACGACCGCGACGGAATCCCCGATGCGGACGATCAATGTCCGAACCAAAAAGAGGACATGGATGGGTTTGAGGACAAAGACGGATGTCCAGACCCGGACAACGACGGCGATGGCATACCGGATACGATAGATAAATGCCCCAACCAGGCCGAAACGGTGAACGGGTATCTGGACGGCGACGGATGTCCTGAAATGACTGACACGGATGGCGATGGAATTCCCGATGACCGCGATCGCTGCCCGGATCAGGCGGAAAATAAAAACGGCTTTCAGGATGAAGACGGCTGTCCGGACGAGATGCAGGTTAAGCAACCCGAGCTGAGCGGTTCAGCCATTATTCTGACCGGAGTAACTTTTGCGACAGGAAAAGCGACATTGACCGAGGAATCGCTGCCGGTGCTGGATGAGACCGCCAACAGCCTGATCCTCGACCGGTCAGCTATTGTTGAGATCCGCGGCTATACCGACAATGTGGGCAAAGCGGAGGACAACCAACTGCTCTCCGAACGGCGTGCGGAAACGGTTCGCCGTTACCTGATCAGCAAAGGCATCTCCGCAGACCGTATCACGGCCATCGGCTTCGGCGAACGCTACCCCATCGCAGACAACAGCACACCGGAGGGCAGGGCGAAAAATAGGCGGATCGAATTCGTCCGCATCAAATAAACGATGAAAAAAATATCAAGCCTGTTTCTTTCCAGAGGAACAGGCTTTTTTTCTACCATGATGTTGTTTTCCAGCATCTGTCTGCAGATTCCGCGCGCTGAAAGATCCAGCGACGAACCGAACCTGTAAAAAGAACAAGAACGGTTCGTCGATAGATTCCTCGCCTTTGCAGCAGCCTTCACATGGCTAGAACACGGCCTTGTGGGCTCGCAAGGACAAAATTTGTTGATTGCCCCATTAAGAAATACTCCGAAACGCGTGACAGCTAAAAGCCGATGGTCATTTGTGGCCAAACCCTTGTGATCAATAGACCAGTCCGGCCGGCCGGCTCGACAATCATTTGCTTTAAACAGGATTAATGGTTATATTCCTGTACAATAATGACAGAGCTATTGGCAATTTTCATCAATCAGGCGACTGAGGAGCCATTTATGAAACTGCCTTCCATGCAGGAGATAGGGCGAGAGTTTTTCCGCCTGTGCTCTCGTTTTCCATTGGTTGTAATCAATGCTCTGGTGGGAACCGCAGCAGCCCTGGTATTGATCGACCATCAGGGCCCCAGCCAACCAACCGTTTTCGTCAACATCCTGCTGGCAGCGGGCCTCGGCTTCCCGCTGCTGCTGGGTTTAGCGCTGATCGCTGAAAAGAGAAAATGGTCGAAACCCGCTTCTTTGGCGGTTCAGGCAGCGGGCATCATACTGCTCATCCTCTACGGCTGCTCGGTCCCTTCTTTTCTTGAAAACGCTCCTGCTGAGCATCTTGTACGTTTCTTCCTCCTGCTGTTCGGGCTGGCTCTGTTTGTCAGCGTGGCGCCTTTTGCCCGTTCCCAGGAACAAAACGGCTTTTGGCATTACAACAAAACGCTGGTCTACCGCTTCGTCACAGCCGCGTTCTATGCCGGAGTGTTGCAGGCCGGGCTGTCCCTGGCGCTGGTCGCTCTGGACCAGCTGTTCGGCATCGACATTACCGACAAACGATACGGCGAGCTGTGGGCCCTGCTGGTGGGAGTGTTCGGCGCCTCTTTTTTTCTCGCCGGCATCCCTGAGAATTTATCCGAATGCGAAAAAGAAAGAGACTATCCCAAAAGCCTCAAGATATTCGCCCAGTACATACTCTCCACAGTGGTGCTGGTGTATCTGGTCATCCTCTATGCCTATATGGCTAAAATCCTTCTCGCCTGGAGCTGGCCGCAGGGATGGGTCAGCAAACTGATCCTGGGCTTTTCCGCCGTCGGCCTGGTGGCTTTGCTGCTGCTTTACCCCATCCGCGAACAAAAAGAGACTCCCTGGAGCCGGATCCTCTGGCGATGGTTTTTCATTGTGCTGATCCCGCTGATCATCATGCTGCCTTTGGCCGTTTGGCGAAGAATCTCCGAATACGGCCTTACCGAGGGCCGCTACCTCGCTCTGGCGTTGGCGGTCTTTCTCATTATTCTGACACTCTATTATAACCTGAGCAAACGCAAAGATGTCAGGGTCATTCCAGGGCTGTTGTGCATCATGGCCCTGTTCGTGTGCTTTGGCCCGTGGAGCGTTTTCACGGTTTCAGCCGACAGCCAAAAGACAAGGCTTCAGCAGTTGTTGCTGAAAAACAACCTTTTGGTCAATCATGCAGTTCAAAAAACTGCGACAGATGTTCCCGCAGAGGACGCCGTGCAGATCAGTTCGATCCTCTCCTATCTGTACGAGATGCATGGATATGAAACCATTCAGCCCTGGTTTGCCGAAGAGTTGAGCAAAGAATCAAAAGGCCGTTTGGAGCGGCTGAAGCCGGCAGAGGTGGCGGAAAAGATGGGGATAAAATATTCGCGCGGTGCAAGCGTAGAATGGGGTGATGTGCGGTTACTGGGCGGCGACAACCAGGACCGACTTGTCGTAAAGGGGTACGATTTTTTACTGAGGGGGCAGTTCATCGGACAGGAGAGCAAAGAGCTGGTGCTCCTCGAAAACAGATTATCGTGCACGGTTGAAGCGGGGCTGAATGCCGCAGTCTTTACGTGGAAGGATAACGACGCTTCCACGGATACCATGCGGCTCGATTTAAAGGGGCTGGTACAGCGGCTGCACGAGGAATACAGCAGAATCGATCCGGATCGGATTCCTTTAGAAAAAATGTCTGTATCTGCGGCGAAAGGAGCTCTGCGGGTTAAAATATATCTTTCGCACATCCGCTACCAATTCAAGGAAAACCAGATCATGCCGATGAATGGCAGGATGGATATTTTATATTCTATAGGAGAATAATCCGCCTCGGTTGATGGGGAAAATGACCGTTAAGCGATAAGGCCGGCGTTGTTGATAAACCACAAGACGGCAATCTCTGGCTGTTCAATCGTAGCTTCACTTTGCCTGGCTCCATTCCCTGTCGGCGATCATGCGCGATGAGTTAAGGAAAAGGAATGTCCGGATCTGTCGGCAAATACGTACTCGGCGTTGATATCGGCAACAGCAAGACCTCCTACGCACTGGCCGGGAAGGATGGTGTCGTCTATCGCATCCTGCGCGGCAGCGGCGCCAATTATCAGGAGATCGGCCGCGATGAGATGGTGACCCGCCTGACCCAATCCATCACGCAAATCCTTCGGCAACAGGCGATCACGCTGGAACAACTCTGTTACATTTATTATGGCGCTGCCGGAGCGGACACGCCGGAGGATTTTACCGTGCTGCGTCAGGCTTTTAGAGAGACAACGCCGAATACTTTCTTTGATTTTGACAACGACGGCTGGATCGCCCTGCATAGCGGCACGGCCGGCAAGCCCGGCATGGTGGTGACCTGCGGCACCGGCAATACCAATTTTGCCGTCAACAGCGCAGGAACCCGCATGCGCATCGGCGGGTTGGAGGAAATGCTCGGCGATCGGTTGGGTGCGCCGGCCATTTGCGGCTATACGCTGGCTGCCGCCAGACGTTCAGAGGACGGCCGCGATGAACCGACCATATTGACCAGCCTGCTGCCGGCTGCCTTTGGACTGCGCGACAACAGCGAGTTCATCAATCTGGAAAAAAATCCGTCCTTCGTCGAAAAAGTGATCTCTGTGCTCTTTGAAGCAGCCCAACGGGGGGATGGAAAAAGTTTGCAGATCTGCTGGGAGTTGGCCCAGGAAGTGCTGAAAATCGTCAGCCGGTTTTACGAAACCTTGTTCCGGGAAGAAAAACAGTTCACTCTGGTGCTGGAGGGCTCTTTTTTCAAAGCCAGGTATCAGCCGCTGATGACCATGCTGGAGCTGGCGCTGCATCAGCGCTACTCCATGGAGCTGGTAATTCCGGATCACGAACCGGTCGTCGGCGCCGTGTTCCTGGCCCTTCGCGGCTGCGGAACAGACCTCACGCACCAGGTGGTGGACCGGGTGATCCGCACCTGTCACCAGGCGGAGCAGAGTCTATGAAAATTGCCATTGTCGGCGCAGGCAGCACCTATACTCCGGAGCTTATCGAAGGATTGATCGGCATTTCAGCCGACACAGCCGTTGATGAAATCTGGCTGCTCGATATTCCGGTCAGCGAAAGGAAATTCCGCATCGTCGGCAGCCTGAGCGAACGCATGCTGAAAAAAACAGGACAAGAGGCTCTGCTGCACAGAACCTATGACGCACGGGCCGCGCTGCAGGGTGCGGATTTTATCATTTTTCAGTTTCGCGCCGGGCTGTTGCAGGGCCGCGTTCAGGATGAAAAAATACCCCTGGAGTTCGGCCTGATCGGACAGGAGACCACCGGCATGGGCGGGTTGGCCTGCAGCCTGCGCGCTTTTCCGATCATCGAGCAGTATGTGAATCTGATCGAACAGGTCGCTCCCCGCGCCTGGATTATCAATTTCTCCAATCCATCAGGCACCCTCACCGAATTCATGGTCAACCATCTGCGCCATCAACGCTGCATCGGTCTGTGCAACGTGCCCATCGAATTCGTGCTGGAAACCGCCAAGGCGTTCGCTTGTGAACCGGATCAGGTTTTCCTGAAATATTATGGACTCAATCATCTCTCCTGGGCGGAAAAAGTGCTCATCCAGGGTCAGGACCGCACCGCCGAGATGTGGGACCGGTTCAAAATGAATATGAAAAACATACCGCAGAGCGATTATGAACCGCAATTCCTCGCCCAGCTCAAGCTTTTGCCCAATCCTTATCTGCGCTATTACTATATGACCGACCGCATGCTGGCGGCGGAGATTCAGGAGCGCGATTCACAGGGAACCCGCGGGGAGGTGATCCAACGGATCGAGGAGCAGCTCCTGCAGCTCTACAGCCGCGAGGACTTGGATGAAAAGCCGGAGCTGCTCAGCCAACGCGGCGGTTTCATGTATTCCACGGTGGCAACCGGACTGATGCGTGACATGGCGCTGGACCGCAACACCATACACATCGTCAACACCCGCAACAACGGCGCGATCAACCACCTGCCCGACGACTATATTCTGGAGATACCCGCCCGAATAAGGCGGAACGGGCCGGCGCCTATTCCGCTCGGCGCCTGTCATCCGGCGACCACCGGATTGATCCACACGATTAAAAACGTGGAGCGACTGATCATCGAAGGATATGCTGCACAGCAGGATGACCTGATCAAAACCGCCATGCTCATCCATCCCCTCGGCCCGAAAGAATCTCAGCTGGAAGCACTCTGGCAGCGTCTGTACCAGGCCAACCGCGCGACCATGGCCGCCGTTGAATAAGAAAAACACACTTCAGCGCAGTCTTTGCACAGCCTGGACTCCTCGCTCAGGCCTTCACCCCTCTGTTTCTGGTTCCTTTCTTTCTTTGTGCTGCTCCAGACCCGGCCAGCCACAATCCGGCCAAGCATAGACTCATGCCCAGCATAAACAGCATCCAGGAGTAGTTCACCCCTTCATAACCGTGCACTTGGATATGCATGCTGTCCTTGAGGAATGACGCCAACCAGAGCGCACATCCCAAGACAGGCAGCCAGATAGCCAAAAGAGAAAAACGCAGCGGCGAACCTGAGGCCTCATGAACCAGGACCAGAACGCAGGCAGCGATAAAATAAACGCTGATCAGAACAGGCGCCAGCACCGGCCCGTACCAGGGCATGGGGATTAAAAACAGACAGTCCCACTCGAACCACGAAGAGGGCCATGCCACAAACCATTTCAAGCCGACATAATAGAAGATATCCCAGAGGCCGAACAGATAAAAGAAAACCGCGATCCGGGATCGCAGGCTAAAGCCCGTCAACCAGGCCGTGGCCCACAACATGACCATGGTACACATTTCACGCAGTACCTCGATGCGCGCTTCGCTGAACGGAACGGGCGCACGGCTGCTATCCATTCCGTCCGGAAAAATCAAGCGCCGTAAATAGACGACGCAGATGGCCTCCAGCAGTCCCATGGCTACGGCGAAGAGCCCGCTCCAAAACAATCGCTGCCAAACAGTCCCGGATGGAGCCGTCGAAAGTCTGGGAACCGCTTTTGCCAGATCAGATTGTTCCATTTGTCCGCCCTCCGTCGTTAGGTTTCTGCTTTTTCTATGAAACCAACAAGGAAAAAGTTCCCGCAGCGCTTTTATCGCTCATGTGAAAAAGGTGGCGGGGCACAGCGGGGCTATGAACTTGTTTACTATTTCTTGGCCGGCTGGATGGATGAAAAAAGACAGACGGGACGGCCTGTCCAGCTGTTCGATGTAAAGGCATGTCGGCAAGATGCTGCAAGCAGGCGTAGGGGGTGCGCCAGACTGCGGCAAGCAACACCTATCATTGCATCATGATATTGCTGGCAATTCAGAGCAATAGTTCGCACTGTCGGATCAATTAATTTTTAAGTATCTAATCAACAATACGCTCGTACAAATCGCTAAAAAAGTCGACGAATTAGCACAAGGCTATTGGCTGCGCGATAAAGGGCTTTTCAATTTGGACTCCAATCTTTTAGAATCCGCAGTTGAACAATATCTCGCAACAGAGTGCTCCTTAGTCGATGTCGATTTGAAGATTTAAAATCCACACCCGGACATATCAAGGCATTCGATTGACTTGCGGATATCGGTTGAACTTGTTGATTGAAAACAGGTGATTCTTGAAATAAAATCAGGAGAAAAATGATTGCCGATTCATAAAGTGCAAATTTTGCCCTACATGAAATGGACCAAGGTGCCGGCCAGTGAAGCAAAGAACGCTTAGCAGATGATTTCCAGCCGTATATTATCAAACCAACATTTTCCCCTGCCGCGCAGATTCAACAACAGATGAAGGCGATCCGGCGGCGGTGAGATGCACGGCGTCTCCACCTGCAGACAGCGCCACTCCGCCGTGCCGAAGGCCATGGTTGTGCTTGCAAACAGCTCATAGTTCTGCGGTTCGAACAGATCGCCGTGTCCGAGCCGATGCAGCCGGATGGCCAGTCCAGCGCCCTGTTCCACCGCCTCAGTCTTGAGATATCCGGATAACCGGTACCGTGCCTGATCCGGGAATGGAGGTTCGCCAAAGGCCGGACCGAGGGTCGTCGCCAGCCAACGTGAATCGACAGCACGGCTGTTCTCAATGCACAGAGAATAGGTATCGTCAAATCCGATGGTGCGATCACGGAAAAAACAGCTGGCCCCCTCCACTCCTTCATGGGACCATGGCCATAGAGACGTCGGCTGCTCTGGATAGTCCAGAATGGACTGGGAGAAGGTGTTCACACCGGGGAGGTAGATCGGATGTTCTTTCAGAGCGTCGGCCGGAAGTTCTATGGCCTGGCGGACTGCAGCAGCAGCGGCAGACCGCGGCAGTGCATAGAGAGAGAAATTTGCCAGATAGTCTGCTGGGCCATGCACCGGGTGCTCTGCCTGTCCCGGCTGTGTCGCCCGGTAGCCGAAATGGGCGTCCCACATATAAGCGCACAGGCCAGCCAGCACCGGCGCCGGCGACCGCAGTTCAAAAACCGGATTAACCTCTTCCAGCAGCCACATCAAGCGATCCTTCCTGCCAAGCGGAATATTATGCTTGTCATCGGTCTCCAAATGATGGTGCGGGATGCGGCGGACGGATTCAGAGCCCAGAACATAACAGGCCTGATAGCGTTTGCCGACGCCCGGCTCGATGCTGAATGATCCTTCCGGCCAAAAATTGCAGAACTCGATCTCGCCATGGCTGGGATTGCGCAGCACGTGCCAGCTTCGGCCGTAGGGAATGTGCAGGCGGGCGTTGATTTGATACCGATAACTTTTCAGCATCTCAGACCAGGTCACCGTGATCCGATAGCGGCTGAGCAGTCCGGCGGCATGGTGGCCCAGCGCCAGCAGCATCACTTTGTCAGGCGCCTGGGCCACAAGGTCCAGTTCAGCGTCGTGGCCTACATGGTGTTCGGGATTTTCATGGCCCTGGTACTGCCACCAATAGAGCGGCATGGGCACTTGGTTGCCGATAATCAGCGGGCCCTGCGGCTGAAAGCGCGCATGGCACAACTGCAGTCCGCGTATCTCGGCGATGAGCTCTCTACGATCGAATATCAGGCCATCAGCCGGACCCGTCCGTTTAAAAGCCAATTTCGGCCTTTTTTCCACTTAGCGCAGATTCTCCTGATTTTAAAACGCCGCAAAATCCTGCACCCGTTTTTTGAGCATCTCGAACTAAAGAGAGTCGGCGGCGATCAACGCCAGCGAGCCGCCGGCATTGGGATCCATGGCCAAAGCCAGTTTCGCTTCGGCTTCGCGAAAGGCAAGTCATTTGTACAGGCGGTCGCGCAACAGCGCTTTATGCTCATCGTTCAGTTTCCCCGGCATCGACTGGTACAGCACATTGAGCCGCTGATCCGTTTTTTCAATGCCACCCGGGAAAAAAAGCGGACGCCGGCGGCGGATCCGTCCAATCGTTCTATCCACCGCGCCCACGCGGAATCGATCTGAGTCGCCGTCTCCTGGCTCAGACCGGGATCAGACCAGACCAAGAGCAGCAGCAGCCTCCCTCCTGCGCAAAAACGACATGATATAGCGACTCCTTGCAATTA
The sequence above is a segment of the bacterium genome. Coding sequences within it:
- a CDS encoding 6-phospho-beta-glucosidase codes for the protein MKIAIVGAGSTYTPELIEGLIGISADTAVDEIWLLDIPVSERKFRIVGSLSERMLKKTGQEALLHRTYDARAALQGADFIIFQFRAGLLQGRVQDEKIPLEFGLIGQETTGMGGLACSLRAFPIIEQYVNLIEQVAPRAWIINFSNPSGTLTEFMVNHLRHQRCIGLCNVPIEFVLETAKAFACEPDQVFLKYYGLNHLSWAEKVLIQGQDRTAEMWDRFKMNMKNIPQSDYEPQFLAQLKLLPNPYLRYYYMTDRMLAAEIQERDSQGTRGEVIQRIEEQLLQLYSREDLDEKPELLSQRGGFMYSTVATGLMRDMALDRNTIHIVNTRNNGAINHLPDDYILEIPARIRRNGPAPIPLGACHPATTGLIHTIKNVERLIIEGYAAQQDDLIKTAMLIHPLGPKESQLEALWQRLYQANRATMAAVE
- a CDS encoding OmpA family protein gives rise to the protein MGKLRLLMLLLLLIFSVSQAQVWENGKGIMLYTSGVKFLGDAEDRAAVGNISGIGLKYAPGSLVLLDLQAGYGSFKPSLPGSHFEKNAYSPYRTFLFPFTLGARVAANKANPIKPYLTLGAGILYWDLRYQSGEKRSFWQDHQWRWGERISGWRKNGLLYQGLGLELFFTPAISLDLQARFSSLIHLRRDNTGEDDINSQVLQIMAGLTWYWGYQRDRDHDGILDKYDLEPLKPEDFDGFQDQDGAPDLDNDQDGIPDACDLMPMEAEDKDNFEDHDGAPDYDNDRDGIPDDKDLCPAAPEDLDGYEDQDGCPDLDNDRDGIPDADDQCPNQKEDMDGFEDKDGCPDPDNDGDGIPDTIDKCPNQAETVNGYLDGDGCPEMTDTDGDGIPDDRDRCPDQAENKNGFQDEDGCPDEMQVKQPELSGSAIILTGVTFATGKATLTEESLPVLDETANSLILDRSAIVEIRGYTDNVGKAEDNQLLSERRAETVRRYLISKGISADRITAIGFGERYPIADNSTPEGRAKNRRIEFVRIK
- a CDS encoding DUF4153 domain-containing protein, giving the protein MKLPSMQEIGREFFRLCSRFPLVVINALVGTAAALVLIDHQGPSQPTVFVNILLAAGLGFPLLLGLALIAEKRKWSKPASLAVQAAGIILLILYGCSVPSFLENAPAEHLVRFFLLLFGLALFVSVAPFARSQEQNGFWHYNKTLVYRFVTAAFYAGVLQAGLSLALVALDQLFGIDITDKRYGELWALLVGVFGASFFLAGIPENLSECEKERDYPKSLKIFAQYILSTVVLVYLVILYAYMAKILLAWSWPQGWVSKLILGFSAVGLVALLLLYPIREQKETPWSRILWRWFFIVLIPLIIMLPLAVWRRISEYGLTEGRYLALALAVFLIILTLYYNLSKRKDVRVIPGLLCIMALFVCFGPWSVFTVSADSQKTRLQQLLLKNNLLVNHAVQKTATDVPAEDAVQISSILSYLYEMHGYETIQPWFAEELSKESKGRLERLKPAEVAEKMGIKYSRGASVEWGDVRLLGGDNQDRLVVKGYDFLLRGQFIGQESKELVLLENRLSCTVEAGLNAAVFTWKDNDASTDTMRLDLKGLVQRLHEEYSRIDPDRIPLEKMSVSAAKGALRVKIYLSHIRYQFKENQIMPMNGRMDILYSIGE